A single Bifidobacterium scardovii JCM 12489 = DSM 13734 DNA region contains:
- a CDS encoding type II toxin-antitoxin system PemK/MazF family toxin has protein sequence MYFNQGDIVRVDFDPTLGHEPQKIRPALVVSNDLFNRSTSMTIVCPITSQDNGFHLHDRLPDRCQTSGWIVIEQARAMDLNIRNARFIERLGEPELTRVLDCLRTFF, from the coding sequence ATGTATTTCAACCAGGGAGACATCGTCCGCGTCGATTTTGACCCGACACTTGGCCATGAGCCACAGAAAATCAGGCCGGCGCTAGTTGTCAGCAATGACCTGTTCAACCGATCCACGAGCATGACCATCGTATGTCCGATCACCAGTCAGGACAATGGCTTTCATCTCCATGACCGGCTTCCTGACCGATGCCAGACCAGTGGATGGATCGTCATCGAACAAGCTCGTGCCATGGATCTCAATATTCGCAATGCCCGATTCATCGAACGACTCGGAGAACCGGAGCTGACGCGCGTCTTGGATTGCTTACGCACGTTCTTCTAG
- a CDS encoding MDR family MFS transporter yields the protein MEKQRRIFGLPLLYWGLWLAILILWMGRFVISFMSMYLVSQLHVDAGVAGMVVSMYGFGGIFGCLFGGALSDRFGRQPMIVIGEIGAAAMLVILSFIDDPTVMGATLLVYGAISSIPTPAVAAYIADVVPIRDQKRAYTLQTWAINFGFATGPIIANQLVKVSYALMFYTEAAVLVAVTVMLIVFFRTMHVPIRMDGTASADADAVVGTVAETDPEVAGASRVSLVDNYRRALADWPLMSMVLLMFGYTIAYFQSTSGLPIAMTQLGLGTDEYSMLLTINGGILCVLQIPVIAVFKRMSNTRVLVLGMLMTAVGYAFQIGATSWVGFAAATVLWSLGELGTFPIAATTVANLAPDDCRGTYQGVYNLVWSMSHGVAPLVGGWVISSFGSRFLWEACTAMFVLVAFGLWATRGARERAVVRNLRRHAVEP from the coding sequence GTGGAGAAGCAGCGTAGGATTTTCGGATTGCCCCTGCTGTATTGGGGGCTGTGGCTGGCCATCCTGATCCTGTGGATGGGTCGGTTCGTCATCTCGTTCATGTCGATGTACCTGGTGTCGCAGCTGCATGTCGATGCGGGCGTCGCCGGCATGGTCGTGTCGATGTACGGATTCGGCGGCATTTTCGGGTGCCTGTTCGGAGGGGCGTTGTCCGATCGGTTCGGCAGACAGCCGATGATCGTCATCGGCGAGATCGGCGCGGCGGCCATGCTGGTGATACTGTCCTTCATCGACGATCCGACCGTCATGGGCGCGACGCTGCTCGTCTACGGCGCGATCTCCTCGATCCCGACGCCGGCCGTCGCCGCCTACATCGCGGATGTCGTGCCGATCCGCGACCAGAAGCGCGCCTATACCCTGCAGACGTGGGCGATCAACTTCGGGTTCGCGACCGGGCCGATCATCGCCAACCAGCTGGTCAAGGTGTCGTATGCGCTGATGTTCTACACGGAGGCGGCCGTCCTGGTCGCCGTCACCGTCATGCTGATCGTCTTCTTCCGCACGATGCATGTACCGATCCGGATGGACGGCACGGCATCCGCGGATGCGGATGCGGTCGTTGGTACTGTTGCGGAGACCGATCCAGAGGTTGCGGGAGCTTCCCGCGTGTCCTTGGTCGATAACTATCGCCGCGCGCTTGCCGACTGGCCGCTCATGTCGATGGTGCTGCTCATGTTCGGCTACACGATCGCCTATTTCCAGTCGACGAGCGGTCTGCCGATCGCCATGACCCAGCTGGGACTCGGCACGGACGAATACTCGATGCTGCTCACCATCAACGGAGGCATTCTCTGTGTACTGCAGATTCCGGTCATCGCCGTGTTCAAACGCATGAGCAACACGCGCGTGCTGGTGCTCGGCATGCTCATGACCGCCGTGGGATACGCGTTCCAGATCGGTGCGACCTCGTGGGTCGGTTTTGCGGCCGCGACCGTGCTGTGGTCTCTTGGCGAGCTCGGCACGTTCCCGATCGCCGCCACCACGGTGGCGAACCTTGCGCCGGACGACTGCCGCGGCACCTATCAGGGCGTGTACAACCTTGTCTGGTCGATGTCGCACGGTGTGGCGCCATTGGTCGGAGGTTGGGTCATCAGCAGTTTCGGCAGCCGATTCCTGTGGGAGGCGTGCACCGCGATGTTCGTGCTGGTCGCGTTCGGCCTGTGGGCCACCCGTGGCGCCCGCGAGCGTGCCGTGGTCCGCAATCTGCGCCGGCACGCGGTGGAGCCGTGA
- the rlmB gene encoding 23S rRNA (guanosine(2251)-2'-O)-methyltransferase RlmB: MVIKKGPTKGSGGKHRNALRGKGATPKAEDRVYHKAYKEKKVADRRKMADPRLAARRRAAKFTSDSDDLVIGRNAVLEALRVNVPSSQLYIAARIEHDDRTREIVRLAGVQGLHLLEADRLEMDRIARSSNHQGVVLKVQPYQYSSLADLADRAEKKARAMEAANSAAARINARPLFIALDGVTDPQNLGAVIRSAAAFGANGVILPERRSASVTAAAWKVSAGAAAHMPVARVVNLTKAIESLRERGYYTVGLDGGGDKLVGETGFEADPLVVVLGSEGKGLSRLVREACDAIAGIPITNMVESLNASVAAGISLYAVARARRDAAAAQQ; this comes from the coding sequence ATGGTTATCAAGAAAGGACCGACCAAGGGGTCGGGTGGAAAGCATCGCAACGCGCTTCGCGGCAAGGGGGCGACTCCCAAGGCCGAGGATCGCGTGTACCACAAGGCATACAAGGAAAAGAAGGTCGCCGATCGGCGCAAGATGGCCGATCCTCGTCTGGCGGCCCGCCGCCGCGCGGCCAAGTTCACGTCGGATTCGGACGATCTGGTCATCGGCCGCAACGCGGTGCTCGAGGCGCTGCGCGTGAATGTGCCCAGCTCGCAGCTGTACATCGCCGCGCGCATCGAGCATGACGACCGCACGCGCGAAATCGTGCGTCTCGCCGGCGTGCAGGGGCTGCACCTGCTGGAGGCGGATCGGCTGGAGATGGACCGCATCGCGCGTTCGTCCAACCACCAGGGCGTGGTGCTCAAGGTGCAGCCGTACCAGTACTCGTCGCTGGCCGATCTGGCCGACCGTGCGGAAAAGAAGGCCCGCGCGATGGAGGCCGCCAATTCGGCCGCGGCCCGCATCAACGCGCGCCCGCTGTTCATCGCCCTCGACGGCGTGACCGATCCGCAGAACCTCGGCGCGGTGATCCGCTCGGCGGCCGCGTTCGGAGCCAACGGCGTGATTCTGCCGGAACGCCGATCCGCATCGGTGACCGCGGCCGCATGGAAGGTGTCGGCCGGCGCGGCCGCGCACATGCCGGTGGCCCGCGTGGTGAACCTGACCAAGGCGATCGAGAGCCTGCGCGAGCGCGGCTACTACACGGTCGGCCTTGACGGCGGCGGCGACAAACTGGTCGGAGAGACCGGGTTCGAAGCCGACCCGCTGGTCGTGGTGCTCGGTTCGGAAGGCAAGGGGCTGAGCCGTCTCGTGCGCGAGGCGTGCGACGCCATCGCCGGCATCCCGATCACGAACATGGTCGAATCGCTCAACGCCTCGGTGGCGGCCGGCATCAGCCTGTATGCGGTCGCGCGCGCAAGGCGCGACGCCGCCGCGGCTCAGCAATAA
- a CDS encoding DUF4032 domain-containing protein, with protein sequence MELNDLPQLDPRALKATSVKAEDASAETPEPQALKITAASSNPKMFTLPWEKPLATWPADLLANLPRGISRHVVRFVHVGDEVYAMKEITRQVAEREYELLRRLQKLDLPTVQPIAVVTGRHTRDGEPLEAILVTKHLKFSLPYRALFARNLRPDTAERLIDALAVLMVRLHLAGFYWGDVSLSNVLFLRDADAFSAFLVDAETGDLHVSLTEGQREYDIDLARTNIIGELMDLSSGMLLPGDVDEIETGNRLADRYHSLWSALTDTDKFNPDEMWKIEKRVNKLNDLGFDVDELEMKTAEDGKRVLVRPRVVDAGYASRKLLRLTGLDVQENQARRLLNDLDAYRASTWREGEELEIVATDWMREVFEPTVRMIPREYRSQIQPAQFFHEVLDHRWFLAEKAGHDVPMAEAVKSYVENVLPQYKLDKKDVDALNAEADSGVVDDEYTYGDDGDGYNPDDDPDAAVWSH encoded by the coding sequence ATGGAATTGAATGATTTGCCCCAGCTGGATCCGCGCGCGCTCAAGGCCACATCCGTCAAAGCGGAGGATGCCTCGGCCGAGACCCCCGAGCCGCAGGCTCTGAAGATCACCGCGGCGAGCTCGAATCCCAAAATGTTCACGCTTCCCTGGGAGAAGCCGCTGGCGACGTGGCCCGCGGACCTGCTTGCCAATCTGCCGCGAGGCATTTCCCGGCATGTCGTGCGTTTCGTGCACGTCGGCGACGAGGTCTACGCCATGAAGGAGATCACCCGCCAGGTGGCGGAGCGGGAGTACGAGCTGCTGCGCCGGCTGCAGAAGCTCGATCTGCCGACCGTGCAGCCGATCGCCGTGGTCACCGGCCGCCACACCCGTGACGGCGAACCTCTGGAGGCGATCCTCGTCACCAAGCATCTGAAGTTCTCGCTGCCGTACCGCGCGCTGTTCGCCCGCAACCTGCGCCCGGACACCGCGGAGCGCCTGATCGACGCCCTGGCGGTGCTTATGGTGCGCCTGCACCTGGCCGGCTTCTACTGGGGCGACGTGTCCCTGTCGAACGTGCTGTTCCTGCGTGACGCCGACGCGTTCTCCGCGTTCTTGGTCGACGCCGAGACCGGTGATCTGCATGTGAGCCTGACCGAGGGCCAGCGCGAATACGACATCGATCTGGCGCGAACGAACATCATCGGCGAACTCATGGATCTGAGCTCCGGCATGCTGCTGCCCGGCGATGTGGACGAGATCGAGACGGGAAACCGGCTCGCCGACCGATACCATTCGCTGTGGAGCGCGCTCACCGACACCGACAAGTTCAACCCGGACGAGATGTGGAAGATCGAGAAGCGCGTCAACAAGCTCAACGATCTCGGCTTCGACGTGGACGAGCTGGAGATGAAGACCGCCGAGGACGGCAAGCGCGTGCTGGTGCGCCCGCGCGTGGTCGATGCCGGATACGCGTCGCGCAAGCTGCTGCGCCTGACCGGTCTGGATGTGCAGGAGAACCAGGCCCGCCGCCTGCTCAACGATCTGGACGCCTACCGCGCGTCCACGTGGCGTGAGGGCGAGGAACTGGAAATCGTCGCGACCGATTGGATGCGCGAGGTGTTCGAGCCCACCGTGCGCATGATTCCGCGCGAATACCGCTCGCAGATCCAGCCCGCGCAGTTCTTCCACGAGGTGCTCGACCACCGCTGGTTCCTCGCCGAAAAGGCCGGCCACGACGTGCCCATGGCCGAGGCGGTGAAGAGCTACGTCGAAAATGTGCTGCCGCAGTACAAGCTCGACAAGAAGGATGTGGACGCGCTCAACGCCGAAGCCGATTCCGGCGTGGTCGACGACGAGTACACCTACGGTGATGACGGCGACGGCTACAACCCGGACGACGACCCGGACGCGGCGGTGTGGAGCCACTGA
- a CDS encoding ABC transporter ATP-binding protein, with product MAEVVFDHVTRIYPGNDKPSVDDLNLDIKDGEFLVLVGPSGCGKSTTLRMLAGLEEVNKGRILIGGKDVTTMQPKDRDIAMVFQNYALYPHMTVADNMGFALKIAGTPKDEIRKRVEKAAEILDLTEYLDRKPKALSGGQRQRVAMGRAIVREPKVFLMDEPLSNLDAKLRVQTRTQIAALQRQLGVTTLYVTHDQTEALTMGDRIAVIKLGILQQVGAPTELYDRPANVFVAGFIGSPSMNINTHPVVNGKAKIGEDTVELPKEAVDKLTAEDNGQIVVGFRPEDAGLATPDDPNAFSLKVVNVEDLGSDGYIYGNIITDGSAAEASQVMSDQNKLTTIRVNPRALPKVGETVKIKIDPSKMHLFSPSTELRLN from the coding sequence ATGGCAGAAGTCGTTTTTGACCATGTCACTCGTATCTACCCGGGCAATGACAAGCCCTCTGTGGATGATCTGAATCTGGATATCAAGGACGGCGAGTTCCTGGTTCTGGTTGGCCCGTCTGGCTGTGGTAAGTCGACCACCCTGCGCATGCTCGCTGGCCTGGAAGAGGTCAACAAGGGCCGCATCCTCATCGGTGGCAAGGATGTCACCACGATGCAGCCGAAGGACCGCGACATCGCCATGGTGTTCCAGAACTACGCTCTGTACCCGCACATGACCGTCGCCGACAACATGGGCTTCGCTCTGAAGATCGCCGGCACCCCGAAGGACGAGATCCGCAAGCGCGTCGAGAAGGCCGCTGAGATCCTCGACCTGACCGAGTACCTCGATCGCAAGCCGAAGGCTCTGTCCGGTGGTCAGCGTCAGCGTGTGGCCATGGGCCGTGCAATCGTTCGTGAGCCGAAGGTCTTCCTCATGGATGAGCCGCTGTCGAACCTCGACGCGAAGCTCCGTGTGCAGACCCGTACGCAGATCGCTGCCCTGCAGCGTCAGCTCGGCGTCACCACCCTGTACGTGACCCACGATCAGACCGAGGCTCTGACGATGGGCGATCGCATCGCCGTCATCAAGCTCGGCATCCTGCAGCAGGTCGGCGCTCCGACCGAGCTGTACGATCGTCCGGCCAACGTCTTCGTCGCCGGCTTCATCGGCTCCCCGTCGATGAACATCAACACCCACCCGGTGGTGAACGGCAAGGCGAAGATCGGTGAGGATACCGTTGAGCTGCCGAAGGAAGCTGTTGACAAGCTGACCGCTGAGGACAACGGCCAGATCGTCGTCGGCTTCCGTCCCGAGGACGCCGGCTTGGCGACCCCGGACGATCCGAACGCCTTCTCCCTGAAGGTCGTCAACGTCGAGGATCTGGGCTCCGACGGCTACATCTACGGCAACATCATCACCGATGGTTCCGCGGCTGAGGCCTCGCAGGTCATGTCCGACCAGAACAAGCTCACCACGATTCGTGTGAATCCGCGTGCGCTGCCGAAGGTCGGCGAGACCGTCAAGATCAAGATCGATCCGTCCAAGATGCACCTGTTCTCTCCGTCGACCGAGCTGCGTCTGAACTAG
- a CDS encoding GntR family transcriptional regulator: MAEGVPKYVAVRDNLRQRIQAMQPGEKLPAEPELCDQYGVSRITLRHAIGDLIYEGLLVREQGRGTFRTDVGPADSPSGSRRRSLDDFIFGFSPRSADPGGTVKTKVLDNSIVRNGGAAAQLGLDKETELIRIERLRYVDDGVRQHSVIYVAAARFPRLHDEGFAFDSLYEYLESTYAIRLVENDVTARVRVLDGRMAWHFGVADGAPVLEIDSTVIDEFGSTIAFSTTLHAPDDSEISFIIHSQRDAGPVQS; encoded by the coding sequence ATGGCGGAGGGCGTTCCGAAATACGTGGCGGTCAGGGATAACCTGCGGCAGCGTATCCAGGCCATGCAACCCGGCGAAAAGCTGCCCGCGGAGCCCGAGCTGTGCGATCAGTACGGGGTCAGCCGCATCACCTTGCGCCACGCCATCGGCGACCTTATCTATGAGGGGCTGCTGGTCCGCGAACAGGGCCGCGGCACCTTCCGCACCGATGTCGGCCCCGCCGATTCGCCGTCGGGGAGCCGGCGGCGTTCGCTCGATGATTTCATTTTCGGCTTCTCCCCCCGGTCGGCCGATCCGGGCGGCACGGTAAAGACCAAAGTGCTCGACAACAGCATCGTGCGCAACGGCGGGGCGGCCGCGCAGCTGGGGCTCGATAAGGAGACGGAGCTGATCCGGATCGAGCGACTGCGGTACGTGGACGACGGCGTGCGCCAGCATTCGGTCATCTACGTGGCCGCGGCCCGGTTCCCCAGACTGCATGACGAGGGCTTCGCCTTCGATTCGTTGTACGAGTACCTTGAATCCACGTACGCGATCAGGTTGGTGGAGAACGATGTGACTGCCCGCGTGCGCGTGCTGGACGGGCGGATGGCGTGGCATTTCGGCGTGGCGGACGGCGCTCCGGTGCTGGAGATCGATTCCACCGTGATCGACGAGTTCGGTTCGACGATCGCGTTCAGCACGACGCTGCATGCTCCGGATGACAGCGAGATATCATTCATCATCCATTCGCAGAGGGACGCCGGGCCGGTTCAGTCCTGA
- a CDS encoding PTS ascorbate transporter subunit IIC, producing MNGALSVLLDIFRQPSIIVALISLIGLAVQRKKATDIMKGTICTLVGFLVLAAGASVVSGALDPFGSMFQHAFNVQGVVPNNEAIVGPVLVKYGSEAALIFFFGMIVNILLSMTSRFKYIYLSGHVAFYMATMVAVILEVAGMPTWGVILWGSIAQGLIVTISPALVQPFMKDAAGTNDVALGHTGGAGIALGGLVARLTRSRKHPSKSTEDIKFPSGLGFLRDTTVIIALSMAVIYVIVALFAGGPYIESKLSNGQNFIVFAVLQAATFSAGVFIILAGVRVVLGEIVPAFKGISEKLVKNSKPALDVPMIFTFAPNAVLIGFISSFVGGIVGMGIMALAGSTIIIPGIVAHFMTGGATGVIGNGQGGVRGAVIGSFVNGLAITFLPLFLLPVLGDTGLANATYSDADFGVAGILLGYMNRAGGQIALIVGIVAAVVIFYIASALMGRRDARKAAADTQ from the coding sequence ATGAACGGCGCATTATCGGTTCTGCTTGACATTTTCCGTCAACCGTCCATCATCGTGGCCCTGATTTCGCTGATCGGCCTGGCCGTGCAGCGCAAGAAGGCCACCGACATCATGAAGGGCACCATCTGCACGCTCGTCGGATTCCTGGTGCTCGCCGCCGGAGCGTCGGTCGTCTCCGGCGCGCTCGACCCCTTCGGCAGCATGTTCCAGCACGCGTTCAACGTGCAGGGCGTCGTGCCGAACAATGAGGCCATCGTCGGTCCCGTACTCGTGAAGTACGGCTCCGAGGCGGCCCTGATCTTCTTCTTCGGCATGATCGTGAACATCCTGCTGTCGATGACGTCCCGCTTCAAGTACATCTACCTGTCGGGGCATGTGGCGTTCTACATGGCCACGATGGTCGCGGTGATCCTCGAGGTCGCCGGCATGCCGACCTGGGGCGTGATCCTGTGGGGCTCCATCGCGCAGGGCCTGATCGTCACGATCTCCCCGGCGCTCGTGCAGCCGTTCATGAAGGATGCGGCCGGCACGAACGACGTGGCGCTCGGCCACACCGGCGGCGCCGGCATCGCGCTGGGCGGCCTGGTCGCGCGCCTGACCCGTTCCAGGAAGCACCCGTCCAAGTCCACCGAGGACATCAAGTTCCCCTCCGGGCTGGGCTTCCTGCGCGACACCACCGTGATCATCGCCCTGTCGATGGCCGTTATCTACGTGATCGTCGCCCTGTTCGCCGGCGGCCCCTACATCGAGTCCAAGCTGAGCAATGGCCAGAACTTCATCGTCTTCGCCGTGCTGCAGGCCGCGACGTTCTCCGCCGGCGTGTTCATCATCCTCGCCGGCGTGCGCGTGGTGCTCGGCGAGATCGTCCCCGCCTTCAAGGGCATCAGCGAGAAGCTCGTGAAGAACTCCAAGCCCGCGCTCGATGTGCCGATGATCTTCACCTTCGCCCCGAACGCCGTGCTCATCGGCTTCATCTCCAGCTTCGTCGGCGGCATCGTCGGCATGGGCATCATGGCGTTGGCCGGCTCCACGATCATCATTCCCGGCATCGTGGCGCACTTCATGACCGGCGGCGCGACCGGCGTGATCGGCAACGGCCAGGGAGGCGTGCGCGGCGCGGTGATCGGCTCGTTCGTCAACGGCCTGGCGATCACGTTCCTGCCGCTGTTCCTGCTGCCGGTGCTCGGCGACACGGGCCTGGCGAACGCCACGTACTCCGATGCCGACTTCGGCGTCGCCGGCATCCTGCTCGGATACATGAACCGCGCAGGCGGGCAGATCGCGCTGATCGTCGGCATCGTCGCCGCGGTGGTGATCTTCTATATTGCCTCGGCGCTGATGGGCCGCCGGGATGCCAGGAAGGCCGCCGCCGACACGCAGTGA
- a CDS encoding PTS sugar transporter subunit IIB has translation MKIITACSSGLGSSFMTQLNIEKALKNLGVDGVETDHMDIASVTPTSADVLFVGRDIAEAAVGLMPDVVVLDSLIDMDNITKQVAAALERHGVEAPNK, from the coding sequence ATGAAGATCATCACCGCGTGCAGCTCCGGCCTCGGCTCCAGCTTCATGACCCAGCTCAACATCGAGAAGGCGCTGAAGAATCTCGGCGTCGACGGCGTCGAGACCGACCACATGGACATCGCATCCGTGACGCCGACCTCCGCCGACGTGCTGTTCGTCGGCCGCGACATCGCCGAGGCGGCGGTCGGCCTGATGCCCGATGTGGTCGTGCTCGACAGCCTGATCGATATGGACAACATCACCAAGCAGGTGGCCGCCGCCCTGGAGCGTCACGGCGTCGAAGCGCCGAACAAGTAA
- a CDS encoding PTS sugar transporter subunit IIA codes for MLTSYFQPGGMLYADHVSGWSEAVDMVARPLLDAGTITDGYVDAIKASISAPGGTYIDLGGGAALAHARPETGVVATSLSVLHVGEPFLLADDEAHPIVTMFCLAAQDANAHIDLMQALASLLTDAGRLAAMNAAGDADELAAALA; via the coding sequence GTGCTTACGTCGTATTTCCAGCCGGGCGGCATGCTGTACGCCGATCATGTTTCGGGATGGAGCGAGGCCGTCGATATGGTCGCACGTCCGCTGCTTGATGCGGGCACCATCACCGATGGATACGTCGATGCGATCAAGGCGTCGATCAGCGCCCCAGGCGGCACGTATATCGATTTGGGAGGGGGAGCGGCGTTGGCCCACGCGCGTCCGGAGACCGGCGTGGTCGCCACCTCGCTGTCCGTGCTGCATGTCGGCGAGCCGTTCCTGCTGGCCGATGACGAGGCCCATCCGATCGTCACCATGTTCTGCCTTGCCGCGCAGGACGCCAATGCGCATATCGATCTCATGCAGGCGCTGGCCAGCCTGCTCACCGATGCCGGCAGGCTCGCCGCGATGAACGCGGCCGGCGACGCCGACGAGTTGGCCGCCGCGCTGGCCTGA